One genomic window of Phoenix dactylifera cultivar Barhee BC4 chromosome 6, palm_55x_up_171113_PBpolish2nd_filt_p, whole genome shotgun sequence includes the following:
- the LOC103705191 gene encoding 15-cis-phytoene desaturase, chloroplastic/chromoplastic, with protein MNTVGSISTLSLSGTVQRRYFWDPNIRRYSLGIDSGCRILQAFGNSEFMGCHLKSRVSLFKGTRSSHKVSPRQVVCMDYPRPELENTVNFLEAAQLSSFFRNCERPSKGLEVVIAGAGLAGLSTAKYLADAGHKPILLEARDTLGGKIAAWKDENGDWYETGLHIFFGAYPNIQNLFGELGINDRLQWKEHSMIFAMPNKPGEFSRFDFPEFLPAPLNGIWAILKNNEMLTWPEKVQFAIGLLPAMVGGQAYVEAQDGLTVTEWMKRQGVPRRVSDEVFVAMSKALNFINPDELSMQCILIALNRFLQEKHGSKMAFLDGNPPERLCMPIVDHIQSLGGEVQLNSRIQKVELNCDGTVKHFVLTNGNIISGDVYVIATPVDILKLLLPQEWREISYFKKLDKLVGVPVINVHIWFDRKLKNNYDHLLFSRSPLLSVYADMSVTCKEYYDPNRSMLELVFAPAEEWISRSDNEIIDATMKELAKLFPDEIAADQSKAKILKYHVVKTPRSVYKTVPNCEPCRPLQRSPIEGFYLAGDYTKQKYLASMEGAVLSGKLCAQAIVQDYDLLVARTQISPPAEMTVA; from the exons ATGAATACTGTTGGATCCATCTCCACTTTGAGTTTGAGTGGAACAGTTCAGAGACGATACTTCTGGGATCCAAATATTCGAAGATACTCTCTTGGTATAGATTCTGGATGCAGAATTCTGCAAGCTTTTGGAAATAGCGAGTTTATGGGCTGCCACTTGAAATCTCGAGTTTCATTATTCAAAGGAACAAGATCAAGCCATAAAGTCAGCCCTCGTCAG GTTGTCTGCATGGACTATCCAAGGCCTGAACTTGAGAATACTGTCAATTTTTTGGAAGCTGCTCAGTTATCTTCATTCTTTCGTAATTGTGAACGGCCAAGTAAAGGACTCGAAGTTGTAATTGCTGGTGCAG GTTTGGCTGGTCTATCTACTGCAAAATATCTTGCAGATGCAGGTCATAAACCTATACTGTTGGAGGCAAGAGATACTCTGGGTGGAAAG ATTGCAGCTTGGAAGGATGAAAATGGAGACTGGTATGAGACAGGCCTCCATATATTCT TTGGAGCATATCCCAACATTCAGAACTTGTTCGGGGAGCTTGGTATCAATGATCGTTTGCAGTGGAAGGAGCATTCCATGATTTTTGCAATGCCAAACAAGCCAGGAGAGTTTAGCCGATTTGATTTTCCAGAGTTTCTTCCTGCACCCTTAAATG GAATATGGGCCATCTTAAAGAACAATGAGATGCTGACATGGCCAGAGAAAGTGCAATTTGCTATTGGACTTTTGCCAGCCATGGTTGGGGGGCAAGCTTATGTGGAGGCCCAGGATGGTTTAACTGTAACAGAGTGGATGAAGAGGCAG GGTGTGCCTCGTCGAGTCAGTGATGAAGTTTTCGTTGCCATGTCTAAGGCACTCAACTTCATAAACCCAGATGAGCTTTCCATGCAATGCATCCTTATTGCTTTAAATCGATTTCTTCAG GAAAAGCATGGTTCCAAAATGGCCTTCTTAGATGGTAACCCTCCTGAGAGGCTATGCATGCCAATTGTTGATCACATTCAGTCATTGGGTGGTGAAGTCCAACTAAATTCACGTATACAAAAAGTTGAACTGAACTGTGACGGAACCGTGAAACACTTTGTGCTCACCAATGGAAATATTATCAGTGGCGATGTTTATGTTATTGCCACTCCTG TTGATATCTTGAAGCTTCTTTTGCCTCAAGAGTGGAGGGAAATTTCATACTTTAAGAAGCTGGACAAATTAGTGGGAGTTCCGGTGATTAATGTTCATATATG GTTTGACAGGAAACTGAAGAACAATTATGATCATCTTCTTTTCAGCAG GAGCCCTCTTTTGAGTGTATATGCAGACATGTCCGTAACATGCAAg GAATATTATGATCCTAATCGTTCTATGCTGGAGTTAGTTTTTGCTCCTGCAGAGGAATGGATCTCACGCAGTGACAACGAAATCATTGATGCTACTATGAAAGAACTAGCTAAGCTATTCCCTGATGAAATTGCTGCAGATCAAAGTAAAGCCAAAATTCTCAAGTATCATGTTGTAAAGACACCAAG ATCTGTTTACAAGACCGTGCCCAATTGTGAACCATGTCGCCCTCTACAAAGGTCCCCAATTGAAGGGTTCTATCTGGCTGGTGATTACACAAAGCAGAAATACTTGGCTTCAATGGAGGGTGCTGTTTTATCTGGCAAGCTTTGTGCACAGGCTATTGTACAG GATTATGACTTGCTTGTCGCACGGACCCAGATAAGCCCGCCCGCCGAGATGACTGTTGCATAG
- the LOC103702690 gene encoding ATPase 10, plasma membrane-type-like, whose protein sequence is MDDLNKPLLAPETFNRDEIDLERMPLEEVFEQLRTSRGGLSSTDAEARLMLFGPNKLEEKPENKFLKFLSFMWNPLSWVMEAAAVMAIVLANGGGQGPDWQDFVGIICLLILNSTISFIEENNAGNAAAALMARLAPKTKVLREGRWQEQDASILVPGDIISIKLGDIIPADARLLEGDPLKVDQSALTGESLPVTKKTGDVVFSGSTCKHGEIEAIVIATGVHSFFGKAAHLVDSTESVGHFQKVLTSIGNFCICSIAVGMVLEIIVMFPIQDRSYRDGINNLLVLLIGGIPIAMPTVLSVTLAIGSHRLSQQGAITKRMTAIEEMAGMDVLCSDKTGTLTLNHLTVDKNLIEVFNRDMDKDMIVLLAARASRLDNQDAIDAAIINMLADPNEARANITEVHFLPFNPVEKRTAITYIDSDGNWYRASKGAPEQILNICHNKTEIAGKVHAIIDKFAERGLRSLGVAYQVIPEKTKESLGGPWIFCGLLPLFDPPRHDSAETIRRALNLGVCVKMITGDQLAIAKETGRRLGMGTNMYPSSTLLGRDKDEHEALPVHELIEKADGFAGVFPEHKYEIVKILQERKHICGMTGDGVNDAPALKKADIGIAVSDATDAARSAADIVLTEPGLSVIISAVLTSRSIFQRMKNYTIYAVSITIRIVLGFVLLALIWEYDFPPFMVLIIAILNDGTIMTISTDRVKPSPRPDSWKLNEIFATGIIIGTYLALVTVLFYWAIKKTSFFESHFKVRSLSSNSEEISSAIYLQVSIISQALIFVTRSQSWSFMERPGTLLMCAFVVAQLVATLIAVYAHISFASIRGIGWGWAGIIWVYSVIFYIPLDIIKFTVRYALSGEAWNLIFDRKTAFTSKRDYGKEDREAKWALSQQNLQGPLYSDFVTNGRQSSLIAEQAKRRAEIARLGEIWTLRGHLESVVKLKKLDINVIQTSHTV, encoded by the exons ATGGATGATCTGAACAAACCTTTGCTTGCTCCTGAAACGTTCAATCGAGATGAAATTGATTTG GAACGCATGCCCTTGGAAGAAGTCTTTGAACAACTAAGAACATCTCGAGGTGGACTTTCATCAACAGATGCCGAAGCACGCCTAATGCTTTTTGGCCCAAACAAACTGGAGGAGAAGCCT GAGaacaaatttttgaaattccttAGTTTTATGTGGAACCCCTTGTCATGGGTTATGGAAGCTGCAGCAGTGATGGCAATTGTACTTGCTAATGGTGGA GGCCAGGGTCCTGATTGGCAAGATTTTGTGGGAATCATTTGCCTGCTGATTCTTAATTCAACGAttagttttattgaagaaaACAATGCTGGAAATGCTGCAGCTGCACTCATGGCTCGCCTTGCTCCCAAAACAAAG GTTCTCAGGGAGGGACGGTGGCAAGAACAGGATGCTTCCATTCTGGTACCAGGAGATATCATCAGCATTAAGCTGGGTGATATTATCCCAGCAGATGCTCGTCTGCTTGAGGGAGATCCCCTGAAAGTTGACCAG TCAGCTCTCACTGGTGAGTCTCTTCCAGTCACTAAAAAGACAGGTGATGTAGTATTCTCTGGTTCAACATGCAAGCATGGAGAGATTGAAGCTATTGTTATTGCAACTGGCGTTCACTCTTTCTTCGGGAAAGCAGCACATTTGGTTGATTCTACTGAATCTGTTGGGCATTTTCAAAAG GTTCTTACTTCCATTGGCAACTTTTGTATATGCTCGATAGCTGTCGGAATGGTTCTTGAAATCATAGTCATGTTCCCAATCCAGGATCGCTCATACAGAGATGGAATCAACAACCTCCTCGTTCTTTTAATAGGGGGCATTCCCATAGCTATGCCTACTGTATTATCTGTCACTCTTGCAATTGGTTCTCACCGCCTTTCTCAACAG GGTGCAATTACTAAGCGAATGACAGCGATTGAAGAAATGGCTGGAATGGATGTTCTCTGCAGTGATAAAACAGGAACACTCACTCTGAATCACCTCACTGTTGATAAAAATCTCATTGAG GTTTTTAATAGAGACATGGACAAAGACATGATTGTCTTGCTTGCTGCTAGAGCCTCAAGGCTTGACAACCAAGATGCAATTGATGCAGCCATTATTAACATGCTTGCTGATCCTAACGAG GCACGTGCAAACATCACAGAAGTGCATTTTCTTCCCTTCAATCCAGTGGAGAAGAGGACGGCAATTACATACATTGATTCTGATGGAAACTGGTATCGGGCTAGCAAAGGAGCTCCAGAGCAG ATTCTAAATATCTGCCACAACAAAACTGAAATTGCTGGAAAAGTGCATGCGATTATTGACAAATTTGCTGAAAGGGGACTCCGTTCCCTTGGGGTTGCTTATCAG GTAATTCCTGAGAAAACAAAAGAGAGCCTAGGAGGTCCATGGATTTTCTGTGGCTTACTGCCATTATTTGATCCACCAAGACATGACAGTGCTGAGACCATTCGCAGAGCATTGAACCTTGGTGTCTGTGTGAAGATGATTACTG GTGATCAGCTAGCCATTGCCAAAGAGACTGGGCGACGTCTTGGAATGGGGACAAACATGTATCCTTCTTCAACATTGTTGGGTCGCGATAAGGATGAACATGAAGCACTTCCTGTCCATGAACTTATTGAAAAGGCAGATGGCTTTGCTGGAGTTTTCCCTG AGCACAAGTATGAGATTGTGAAAATACTTCAAGAGAGAAAGCACATTTGTGGAATGACTGGAGATGGTGTAAACGATGCACCTGCTTTAAAAAAAGCAGACATTGGAATAGCAGTGTCAGATGCTACTGATGCTGCAAGGAGTGCTGCAGATATCGTCCTTACTGAGCCTGGCTTGAGTGTCATTATTAGTGCTGTCTTGACCAGCCGATCCATATTCCAAAGAATGAAGAATTATACA ATTTATGCTGTATCCATTACCATACGGATTGTG CTTGGTTTTGTGCTCCTTGCATTGATTTGGGAATACGACTTCCCTCCGTTTATGGTTTTGATAATAGCCATTCTTAATGATG GGACCATTATGACTATCTCCACGGATCGTGTGAAGCCATCTCCAAGACCAGATAGTTGGAAGCTTAATGAGATATTTGCAACAGGCATTATTATAGGAACATATCTTGCATTAGTTACTGTTCTTTTTTATTGGGCTATCAAAAAAACTAGTTTCTTTGAG AGTCACTTCAAAGTGAGATCTCTCAGCAGCAACAGTGAAGAGATATCATCTGCCATTTATCTGCAAGTTAGCATAATCAGCCAAGCTCTTATATTTGTCACACGCAGTCAGAGTTGGTCATTTATGGAGAGGCCTGGTACTCTTTTAATGTGTGCATTTGTTGTGGCTCAACTG GTGGCCACCCTGATTGCAGTATATGCACATATCAGCTTTGCTTCAATACGTGGTATTGGTTGGGGTTGGGCTGGCATTATATGGGTCTATAGTGTGATCTTCTACATTCCGCTTGATATAATCAAATTCACTGTTAGATATGCTCTGAGCGGAGAAGCATGGAATCTGATATTTGATAGAAAG ACTGCTTTTACTTCCAAGAGGGATTATGGAAAGGAAGACAGGGAGGCCAAGTGGGCACTCTCACAGCAAAATCTACAAGGGCCTCTATATTCTGATTTTGTGACTAATGGGAGGCAATCTTCTTTGATTGCTGAACAGGCCAAGAGACGTGCTGAAATAGCCAG GTTAGGAGAGATATGGACACTAAGAGGCCACTTAGAATCTGTGGTGAAGCTGAAGAAGTTAGATATAAATGTTATTCAGACATCTCATACGGTCTAG